The Streptomyces luteogriseus genome includes a window with the following:
- a CDS encoding trypsin-like serine peptidase yields MSVTDRAHRELHQQAAAEAAQRYEDSAAERERVEGRLAAGVRFPDSPDALAVRADRILGRGGLSPSAVVADIHREAMDLPDANERIIDLSNELQAWSFLPRGVRAGATVARITRRRDGRELPHGTGFLVSPRLLMTNHHVLPDESFARTCFAEFNAQVTADNLPDTVVRMELDPGAFFAADRRLDFALVAVKPAQDGPAPGEIFGWNRLSVQIGKLVLGEKVNIIGHPSGRLKEIALRDNAVLVRLDDFVHYTTDTEPGNSGSPVFNDQWEVVALHHSGVPKKDNQGRVLRKDGRPWQQGDGDDAIEWVANEGVRISSILKHLAGLDLDPARRALLTEMGPDAGLDQAMATAPPLPAAAPAPQPGRTDAVPGVTTPPVPGVPVTVPVTESEREAQRPRAGLRARGTAFGGRQHLVFLHGRDQQEKYPDELRLSWTAGLNRGLTLASMPTLDPEDVWFPFYGTRLHDLVSGRESTAEPIGLDRVSAAAAAEVFAAESPTGSYEQLLREAAARAGMPQNGPATTEGFGSGLVGALHRPLSWLAARSDLDEWTIATFLRDVDLYLGDSAVRQAVLDGVMETMPTSGELVLVTHSLGTVVGMDLLTRLPDGLDPVLLVTAGSPLGLDGVNERLLTRGPQRPPRVRDWVNVWCPTDAVAIGCPLEDERWGKLTQLAVSNGRDRAHKIEEYLGHPKAAQEIRGVLRA; encoded by the coding sequence ATGTCGGTGACGGACCGGGCGCACAGGGAACTGCACCAGCAGGCCGCCGCCGAGGCCGCACAGCGCTACGAGGACTCGGCCGCGGAACGTGAGCGGGTCGAGGGCAGGCTGGCAGCCGGTGTGCGGTTCCCGGACTCCCCGGACGCGCTCGCGGTGCGCGCCGACCGGATCCTCGGCCGGGGCGGTCTGTCACCCTCGGCGGTGGTGGCGGACATCCACCGCGAGGCCATGGACCTGCCCGACGCCAACGAGCGGATCATCGACCTGTCCAACGAGCTCCAGGCCTGGAGCTTCCTGCCACGCGGGGTCAGGGCCGGGGCCACGGTCGCCCGGATCACCCGGCGGCGCGACGGCCGGGAGCTGCCGCACGGCACCGGCTTCCTGGTCTCGCCGCGGCTGCTGATGACCAACCACCACGTCCTGCCCGACGAGAGCTTCGCCCGCACCTGCTTCGCGGAGTTCAACGCCCAGGTCACGGCCGACAACCTGCCCGACACCGTCGTCCGGATGGAACTCGACCCGGGGGCCTTCTTCGCCGCGGACCGGCGACTCGACTTCGCCCTCGTGGCGGTGAAGCCCGCCCAGGACGGCCCCGCCCCGGGCGAGATCTTCGGCTGGAACCGGCTGAGCGTGCAGATCGGCAAGCTGGTGCTCGGCGAGAAGGTGAACATCATCGGCCACCCCTCGGGACGGCTGAAGGAGATCGCGCTGCGCGACAACGCGGTGCTCGTCCGCCTGGACGACTTCGTCCACTACACGACCGACACCGAGCCGGGGAACTCCGGCTCCCCCGTCTTCAACGACCAGTGGGAGGTCGTGGCGCTGCACCACAGCGGCGTGCCGAAGAAGGACAACCAGGGCCGTGTCCTGCGCAAGGACGGCCGGCCCTGGCAGCAGGGCGACGGCGACGACGCCATCGAGTGGGTCGCCAACGAGGGGGTCCGGATCAGCTCGATCCTCAAGCACCTGGCGGGGCTGGACCTCGACCCGGCTCGGCGTGCCCTGCTGACCGAGATGGGTCCGGACGCCGGCCTGGACCAGGCCATGGCCACCGCACCGCCCCTCCCCGCGGCGGCCCCCGCGCCACAGCCCGGGAGGACGGACGCGGTACCGGGTGTGACGACACCGCCGGTCCCCGGCGTCCCGGTGACGGTCCCCGTGACCGAGAGCGAGAGGGAGGCCCAGCGGCCCAGGGCCGGACTCCGGGCCCGCGGCACCGCCTTCGGCGGCCGTCAGCACCTGGTCTTCCTGCACGGCCGGGACCAGCAGGAGAAGTACCCCGACGAACTCCGCCTGTCCTGGACGGCCGGCCTGAACCGCGGACTCACCCTCGCGTCCATGCCCACGCTCGACCCGGAGGACGTGTGGTTCCCGTTCTACGGCACGAGACTGCACGACCTCGTGAGCGGCAGGGAGAGCACGGCGGAGCCCATCGGCCTCGACCGGGTGAGCGCCGCCGCTGCCGCCGAGGTGTTCGCCGCGGAGTCCCCCACCGGCTCCTACGAGCAGCTGCTCCGCGAGGCGGCCGCCCGGGCCGGCATGCCCCAGAACGGGCCTGCGACCACCGAGGGATTCGGTTCGGGCCTGGTCGGGGCGCTGCACCGGCCCCTGAGCTGGCTGGCCGCCAGGTCCGACCTGGACGAGTGGACCATCGCCACGTTCCTGCGGGACGTCGACCTGTACCTCGGCGACAGCGCCGTGCGGCAGGCGGTGCTGGACGGCGTCATGGAGACGATGCCGACCAGCGGCGAACTGGTGCTGGTCACGCACAGCCTGGGCACGGTCGTCGGCATGGACCTGCTGACCCGGCTCCCGGACGGCCTGGACCCCGTCCTGCTGGTCACCGCGGGCAGCCCGCTCGGCTTGGACGGCGTCAACGAACGGCTCCTCACCCGAGGCCCGCAGCGGCCGCCCCGGGTGCGTGACTGGGTGAACGTCTGGTGCCCCACCGACGCGGTGGCCATCGGCTGCCCCCTGGAGGACGAACGGTGGGGGAAGCTCACCCAGCTGGCCGTCTCCAACGGCCGCGACCGCGCGCACAAGATCGAGGAGTACCTCGGCCACCCCAAGGCTGCCCAGGAGATCCGCGGTGTCCTCCGGGCCTGA
- a CDS encoding MarC family protein encodes MFDLAVFGSLFLTLFVIMDPPGITPIFLALTAGRPGKVQKRMAFQAVCVAGGVITVFGLLGHQILDYLHVSVPALMIAGGLLLLLIALDLLTGKTDEPKQTKDVNVALVPLGMPLLAGPGAIVSVILAVQKAHSVATQVSVWAAILAIHVVLWMVMRYSLVIIRIIKDGGVVLVTRLAGMMLSAIAVQQIINGVTQVIQGS; translated from the coding sequence ATGTTCGACCTCGCTGTCTTCGGCTCCCTGTTCCTGACCCTCTTCGTCATCATGGATCCTCCCGGGATCACACCGATCTTCCTCGCGCTCACCGCCGGCCGCCCCGGCAAGGTGCAGAAGCGGATGGCCTTCCAGGCCGTCTGTGTCGCCGGTGGTGTGATCACCGTGTTCGGGCTCCTCGGGCACCAGATCCTCGACTATCTGCACGTGTCCGTGCCCGCGCTGATGATCGCGGGCGGTCTGCTGCTTCTGCTGATCGCGCTGGACCTGCTCACCGGCAAGACCGACGAGCCGAAGCAGACCAAGGACGTGAACGTCGCCCTCGTACCGCTGGGCATGCCGCTGCTGGCCGGGCCCGGGGCGATCGTGTCGGTCATCCTCGCCGTGCAGAAGGCCCACAGCGTGGCCACGCAGGTGTCCGTGTGGGCGGCGATCCTCGCCATCCACGTCGTGCTGTGGATGGTGATGCGCTACTCGCTGGTGATCATCCGGATCATCAAGGACGGCGGCGTGGTCCTGGTGACCCGCCTCGCCGGCATGATGCTCTCCGCGATCGCCGTGCAGCAGATCATCAACGGCGTCACACAGGTGATCCAGGGAAGCTGA
- a CDS encoding PHP domain-containing protein has protein sequence MRIDLHTHSTASDGTDSPAELVRKAAVAGLDVVALTDHDTTRGHAEAIAALPEGVTLVTGAELSCRIDGISMHMLAYLFDAEEPALLAERELVRDDRVPRAQGMIAKLRELGVPVTWEQVARIAGEGSVGRPHVASALVELGVVPTVNDAFTQDWLADGGRVFVEKHETDPFEAIRLIKGAGGVAVFAHPGASKRGLTVPEAAIAEMAAAGLDGIEVDHMDHDADTRARLRGLAKELGLLVTGSSDYHGSRKTCVLGEYTTDPEVYGEITRRAFGAFPVPGAGGTV, from the coding sequence GTGCGTATCGATCTGCACACCCACTCCACCGCTTCCGACGGTACGGACTCGCCCGCCGAGCTGGTGCGGAAGGCCGCTGTGGCCGGGCTGGACGTCGTCGCCCTGACCGATCACGACACCACCCGCGGGCATGCCGAGGCGATCGCCGCGCTGCCCGAGGGCGTCACCCTGGTCACCGGGGCCGAGCTCTCCTGCCGGATCGACGGGATCAGCATGCACATGCTGGCCTACCTCTTCGACGCCGAGGAGCCGGCGCTCCTCGCCGAGCGGGAGCTGGTCCGCGACGACCGGGTGCCGCGCGCCCAGGGGATGATCGCCAAGCTCCGGGAGCTGGGTGTGCCGGTGACGTGGGAGCAGGTGGCGCGGATCGCCGGTGAGGGATCCGTCGGGCGTCCGCATGTGGCGAGCGCGCTCGTCGAGCTGGGTGTCGTGCCCACCGTGAACGACGCCTTCACCCAGGACTGGCTCGCCGACGGAGGCCGGGTCTTCGTGGAGAAGCACGAGACCGACCCCTTCGAGGCGATCCGGCTGATCAAGGGAGCCGGCGGGGTCGCGGTGTTCGCGCACCCCGGGGCGAGCAAGCGGGGGCTCACCGTGCCGGAGGCCGCCATCGCCGAGATGGCCGCGGCCGGGCTGGACGGCATCGAGGTCGACCACATGGACCACGACGCGGACACCAGGGCGCGGCTGCGGGGGCTGGCCAAGGAGCTCGGGCTCCTCGTGACCGGCTCGTCGGACTACCACGGCAGCCGCAAGACGTGCGTGCTCGGGGAGTACACGACGGATCCCGAGGTGTACGGGGAGATCACCCGACGGGCCTTCGGGGCGTTTCCCGTGCCGGGGGCCGGCGGAACCGTCTGA
- a CDS encoding DUF6758 family protein, whose translation MRGEPSCPKCGGRVRAPGLFSDSWQCDVHGTVHPVQPVIPPSVDALDVVVHRTQVPLWMPWPLPVGWLFTGVACAGDDRTGGRATAVACTGPGPLGGMGELILVAEELGVGLGARYAGMDGPDPGPHMNVEKPPQAKVLAAGRPTPLWHVAGAPEDRAVFAGEALGMWLWAVVWPEQSGLLMYDELVLTDLRDAGAEVELVPCGALSPRLLGA comes from the coding sequence ATGAGGGGCGAACCCAGTTGCCCGAAGTGCGGTGGCCGGGTCAGGGCTCCCGGCCTCTTCTCCGACTCGTGGCAGTGCGATGTGCACGGCACCGTTCATCCGGTGCAGCCCGTGATACCGCCCAGCGTCGACGCCCTCGACGTCGTGGTGCACCGCACCCAGGTGCCGCTGTGGATGCCATGGCCGTTGCCGGTGGGATGGCTGTTCACGGGAGTGGCCTGCGCGGGGGACGACCGTACGGGCGGCCGTGCGACCGCCGTCGCCTGTACGGGACCCGGGCCGCTCGGCGGCATGGGCGAGCTGATCCTGGTGGCCGAGGAGCTCGGGGTCGGGCTCGGGGCGCGGTACGCGGGCATGGACGGTCCCGATCCGGGGCCGCACATGAACGTCGAGAAGCCGCCCCAGGCCAAGGTGCTGGCCGCCGGCCGGCCCACGCCGTTGTGGCATGTGGCCGGGGCGCCGGAGGACCGGGCGGTGTTCGCGGGGGAGGCGCTCGGGATGTGGCTGTGGGCCGTCGTGTGGCCCGAGCAGTCCGGACTGCTGATGTACGACGAGCTCGTCCTGACGGACCTGCGGGACGCGGGCGCCGAGGTCGAGCTGGTGCCGTGCGGCGCGCTGTCGCCGCGGTTGCTGGGGGCCTGA